Genomic segment of Populus trichocarpa isolate Nisqually-1 chromosome 12, P.trichocarpa_v4.1, whole genome shotgun sequence:
ATTTCTTATAGTAAACAGAATCCATAATTCTTAgagaaaaatgtcattttcattttcacacTTTGTTGATAGATTCTAAGCTCAACATCAATATGTCGTTCTCTCTTATTCGGATGAATAAATGGGCCTAAGATATATTATTGGAAATGTACAAATGTTTAGTTTCCAACTTAATTAAAGTTGCATCCAAAACCTTCTTGTAGCTTTACATATTATCTGAAAAGTAGACAAATGTTCAAACTAATagatttgaatctttttaacTCAAATATCTTGACAAAGCTCATTTAACTTCTCTTGGATCCACTTTGTTTTAAGCCTTAGAATAGACCTACTAAACGCTCATAATGATCATAATGGATCCATTGATGTCATAGTCAGGATCGCATTTCCCATGATTCGGGTCATTAGACTGAAAACatctcatttgaaaaaattacgaaactcaatttttaactaatcaaatgttgaatgataaaatcaaaaaaataatcaattatacATAAAGAtctttaaaagaattaggatctaaattgaaataaaaaataaattataggacaaataacctttttttattgaaggatgaaattgatagaaaaattaatttaacaaaaggataaaaaaaactataaaaaaaatcatgaaataaccAGAATTTAGCCTAAttagttgaaaatgatttttttggaaacttttatatttttgcttttttttttcttctgatttttgaaaaaaatattttgaaaatggaGATAAAAATTTAGGCTTTGACATCAATAATAAGTTCAAAATATCTTAACAaatggatttaataaaaaataaatatataatttttttaaataaattaattatatttgattagtgtcccatgacaaaaaataaataaataaataaataaataaaagagatagaagtatatttgattgaagtgataaatataaatacagaaataaatctattattgagaaaattttaaaatgaatccaAAAGTTTCATCCTTATAAAATAGAAAGGTTCTCTCGGTTTcaattaggggtgagcaaaaaaattaattaaatcgagaaaaccagaaagaaaactgaaaaaatccgaaccgtgaaaaaaaccgattagaatttaaaaaaatcgacTGGTTTGGTTcgatttcggttttataagcctaaaaccaaaaaaaccgaactgaacggaacccaaaccaaaaaaaccagaaaaaaaccgagtcaagccggaaaaaccgagccaaacgggaaaaactaagccaaaccggtttgaactgatttttgttctaaaaagcAGAACTGAACCAAAACCGGTtagtttgaaccagttttggTTTGTtgcggtatttttttttaaattcaatttgattatttttttttaataaaaaccaaactgaataaaaaataataaccctAATTCGAATACAATAACCAAATCTTAgggtttaaataaaataattttaatatattgatataaaaatagtatcatcctaatatatttttaattaaaaaatatttaaaaaactctgAATGACAATACAGCTCACAAGCCCACTGTAATGCGGAGGTGAAGCAGTAGCAGGTTGCAGGTGGCAGGTGGCTGTGCAGTTTCAATAAATTTCAACattacttattttaattttaatttaacaaaaacaatacatACGTGTAGTAGTAGCGTAGCCTCGTAGGTCATTAAAGGCAACACCACTTCGCCTTTCCATCTCTGTCCTCTCCCACCCCGTTTTTCTCTTTCACCAAATTTAGGGTTTCAAATATTGAAATGTGGAGGCAAAATGGACCAACAAATTGAATCACCTATCCCAATAATTCATAAAGAAATCCCTCAGCTGGGGTTTCAAtctttctcttcctctccccGATTCCCCTCTACGCCGTCTGATCCTGATCAAACGGCCCTGGATGACGATAACCATCTTCATCAAGAGCTACAGAACCAGCTTGACTTGAAAGAGGGGTCTCTAAATTCGAATGATTctcatgaagaagaagaagaagaggaggaggaattcAAGAGTgataaaaagattgaatttttttatgagagcATTGAGAAGGTAGGTGATGGTGGTGATGATTTAGAGAACAAGAATGAGAGAAGTAACGACATTGAGAATAATAACAGCAGTGGGTATCATCAGTATCCTGTGAGACCTGAAGCAGAGGATTGCGCCTTTTATATGAAGACTGGGACATGCAAATTTGGAGCTAATTGCAAGTTTAATCATCCTCTCAGAAGGAAAAATCAGGTACAActtgttctttttcttgaattattatctgatttgtgtttttatgtGTGTATATTTTGTGGGTTTTGTGCTGTTGGTGTAAACGTAGTGTTTTTAGATAAGGGGGACTGTGGTTTTGTATTGTGGTTATTTTCTgtgtatttttaagtttattggGGTTTTATTGTCGTTGGTCCAAATGTAGTATCTTTGGCTGAAGGGGAGGTAATTGCTTATGTTGAGTGTGTTTATAGCGTTTGTTTTGGCTGTTGGGAGTATTTTTTATGGATATATTTTGCTGGTGTTGTGATTAAGGGATTTGGGGATAAAAGGAGGGGTTTTGGTGTTTGTTGAAAATGGTAAATGTGGATGATTGTAGTATTAATGTATGTTGTAGTTGTTTCTTTTGATGGGAAATGGTTTTGAAAGTGATtcttggattttattttcttgttcatgtGAAAATTTGTGGCGTAATGAATCAAgggacttgattttttttcttttgttgcttaATTCAGCTGCTGGAAAATCCTGGTATTTTACTGTTTTAAGACCTATCAGTTGGATTTATGTGACTGGGCATTGCTAACTAATTgccattttttatcttttgaaatttGGTTGATTACAAGACTGTCAAGGAGAAGACAAAGGAAAGGGAAGAAGCAACAGAGAAGCCCAGCCTGATTGAATGCAAGGTTATTATTGCTGTGTATTGCTAAGAAGTTGAGGTTATgcttactcttttcttttattttttcatctgtGTCCTTTTGCTTGCCATGTTCACCATGGGCAAGCATTCCAGGATGCCTCTGATGCTGCCTAGCATCTGCCAGGCTTTTGCACCCTTTTCACAAAACTTCCTTTAACTTAAGACTACTATGTTTGGTCCAACCAATATGTTGGAAGGAAGTGCTAAAACCTTCCTTCCACTCAAAGCATTTCACTCCACTTGTGACATAGCCTGCTTCCAATCCTGAATGTTTAGGAAGATAAGGGAAGACCACCTGAGGGGCATTCTCATCAATCAAGTGGTGCTCCTCTTCCTAACCAGAGAGTAAAGTCCACTCCCTTGCCTTTCAGCTGATTCTGATGGCTGAACTCTCAACGGCCAGAAGAAAGACTCCTACTCCCACATAGGACTAGgccataggagatggaatgaagCCTGCCTTCTCAAGCTGGAAAAGCAAATATCActaaggggtttttttttcccataaatGGAATTGAAGGCTATGTCGAAATCGCAATCTTGGTATTGTGTAGTCTTATTATAATTTCCTTATCTGATGTTGGCTTAATTTGTAGACATTTGGGATAGGATAACGTTTCTTGCTTCTTCATGGTCTATGGCTGCAAGGTTTTGAGGATTTAACTAGTGAAATTTGCATGCTTTTTAACCAAAATTTCCCTATTATTCTTTTCTTGCAGGGTCAtatgtctaatttttttactcGATCATCTATGTTCTCCTCTTTCCAAAGATTTTAGTGATAGAAAATATCTAAATGTTGTATGCTTGTACTCATTACAAAATAGTTTTCTGTTAATTCTGGTCAAAGTGAAGGACTCATTTAATAGTTGCTTAGTCATGTTGTGTTCACGCCTACTTTATTTTCTCCTTATGTAAGGGTTAGTTTTTAGTTATGTTGgcattttttttggttgagtTATATGTAATATGTTTGGCCGAagaatgacatttttttttctgtattatAATCATTTCTTGAGCATGCTGCAGTACTACTTGAAGACAGGAGGCTGTAAGTATGGAACAGCTTGTAGGTTCAACCACTCGAGAGCAAAATATTCAGTGCCCCCAGTGAAAATTCCAATGTCACCAGCTTTAGAGCTCAATTTTCTGGGTCTTCCAATCCGACTGGTATCTCTTCTATGCATGCTTTAAAACTTTTGATATATGTTTGCCAACCATGCTGAGGTTTGTTATATTTAAGTGGCTTTGCTGGAAAAATTCTAACACAGACACTATCAATCACAGGGAGAGAAAGAGTGTGAGTATTTCATGCGCAATGGCTCCTGCAAGTTTGGAGCTAACTGCAAGTATAATCATCCAGATCCTACAGCTGTGGGAGGAAGTGACCATCCTTCAACATTTCTTAATGGTGGATCTGCTTCTCTACCAGTTCCATCATCATCAAGTGTAGGTTCTTGGTCTTCACCGAGGGCATTAAATGATCCTACATCCTTTGTCCCAATTATGTTTTCACCAAATCAAGGAGTTCCTCCTCAAAGTCCAGATTGGAATGGATATCAGGTATTTACATTGATGCTTTGCTGTTTTaagttttatcaattttaaccTAGCAATATAGGACACTTTGTGAGTTTACTGTTTCCTTGGTGGGTGCAGTCTGACGCTACAAATGGTCCTCTTTTCTGTCTCGTGTtgccttttgatttattattctttCGTTAGCTTTTAGAATATTCTACTAGATGGTTTTCTAAGTGTTCTTACTTTTAGATGGTTGTCCAAATTCATGTTTTTCTCTGATTTATTCCCTGTAATTGACCATTAGGCCTGAGAGAGGCTGACATCTAGTGGTGAATGTAAGTAAATGATGATGTAACTGTACAGGATATCCCAAAATGTAGAATTATGTGGAAGGTCTGTTCTGCTTTAACTATCAAAGTATTTTCTACGACCAAATCCAGCTTTTATTATGATGTACTCTGCCATGACTTATTTGATTTGGAAATCACAGTGATCTCTGACAATTACATTATATATGCGAGCACTCTGCAATTTATTGCATTCACCATGACTGATGCTGAAGAGTGTAAATTACTTTTTGCTCACACTTGTCCTGAAAACGCTCTACTCAGCCTGGAGAGCCCATTTGTTGTATTCAGTCACATACACTATTTTCTGGTGTTCAACTACGTGTAGGGTAGAGCATGGAGAATAATGGAAGAGTTACCGCCGAAGATATAATTATCTCCTGCATTGAAAGAAGTTGGAATGTGTTTTGCATATCCCTTGCCTCACATATGTCAGATCACTTAATGACTAATATTTCCATTTCCTTTTAACCGTTCCCTTTTTTCATTCTAGTAAAGTTGACAGTTCAATTGATGATTAGCATTCTTGCTTTTCTTCATGTGACTTGACAGAGTTATGTTTCAGATTTTTAAGGGTGGAGGTGTGCTTATTTAGTTGACTAAACATTTGCTTAAAACAACtgattatttaagttttttgtgtttaattgtaTGCTTTTATGGCTTATCAAAGATAAGATTTGATACCCTTTTCTGACTTGCCTAGGCTCCTCTATACCCTCCAGAAAGAAGTCTGCATCCACCTCTGTCATATGCCTTAATCAACATTGCAACTGAAAGCAATGTCTATGCACCTCAGCAACAGCAAATAGTAGTTGATGAATTCCCAGAACGACCTGGTCAACCGCAGTGCAGTTTTTACATGAAATTTGGGGACTGTAAGTTCAAATCCAACTGCAAATATCATCATCCAAAGAATCGGATCTCAAAGTCACCCCCACTAACTCTGAGTGACAAGGGCCTGCCACTGAGACCTGTAAGTTCATTCTTATTTCCAGATTAAATCTTATGAAGGATTTATAAACTTGGGAAATCAATGTGGTAATTTTTTTGTCTTCCCATTTCTTGTCATCTCTTGCTAATGGCTCTTTCCATTTACTATAGATATTATATGTGGAAATTTTCCAATAGGTGAAGTATCTTTTGAGTTTTAGTTGTCATTGACTCGATCTAGATTTTGTTCGAGTAGAAGACGCATGAAAATAACTCCAAGCACATCAAATCTTTTCTGAATAAGCCTCCAAgaataaaacattatatatgCTTCTGAACCAGTCCATCCCATTGAAATGACTAGCTTTCATAGTCTTGGCTATTAGAACTGAtgagattttaaatatttgcaCCTCTCTAATGGCTGTCTTTCAAATCCAGGATCAAAATATCTGCTCTCACTACAGCCGCTATGGTATTTGCAAGTTTGGGCCTTCCTGTAAATTTGACCATTCAATACAACCAGCTTCTTCAATAGGATCTAGTGATGATCAGAACACTGCTTTTGGCAACTCTGTGACCCAGGAAGCGGCTAGAATGGCTGAAAGCGGAAATGGAAGTGATACAGCGGTTGAGTAGCCTGTGTAAAAGTTTTGCATCAAGCTTTCTAGTGTTCTAGGATCAACAAAACCGAAGACCTAAAATTTTCTCATCGAAACATGGATGTtctattgaacttttttttttttccttcctctttTGAGCTGCCACAAGCTTTTCAAACGGTGgcattatatatttatcttgttttgcGTCACCCCGAGC
This window contains:
- the LOC7484448 gene encoding zinc finger CCCH domain-containing protein 67; this translates as MDQQIESPIPIIHKEIPQLGFQSFSSSPRFPSTPSDPDQTALDDDNHLHQELQNQLDLKEGSLNSNDSHEEEEEEEEEFKSDKKIEFFYESIEKVGDGGDDLENKNERSNDIENNNSSGYHQYPVRPEAEDCAFYMKTGTCKFGANCKFNHPLRRKNQTVKEKTKEREEATEKPSLIECKYYLKTGGCKYGTACRFNHSRAKYSVPPVKIPMSPALELNFLGLPIRLGEKECEYFMRNGSCKFGANCKYNHPDPTAVGGSDHPSTFLNGGSASLPVPSSSSVGSWSSPRALNDPTSFVPIMFSPNQGVPPQSPDWNGYQAPLYPPERSLHPPLSYALINIATESNVYAPQQQQIVVDEFPERPGQPQCSFYMKFGDCKFKSNCKYHHPKNRISKSPPLTLSDKGLPLRPDQNICSHYSRYGICKFGPSCKFDHSIQPASSIGSSDDQNTAFGNSVTQEAARMAESGNGSDTAVE